From a single Alloactinosynnema sp. L-07 genomic region:
- a CDS encoding DUF167 domain-containing protein has translation MFRFGIRVKPGVRKARVGGRWGEGDTLVVAVAAPAVEGKANDAVRRAVAEAFGVRGQDVKIVTGDRGRDKVIDVDPAPPDAAETLRRLLDD, from the coding sequence GTGTTCCGGTTCGGTATCCGGGTCAAACCCGGTGTGCGCAAGGCGCGGGTCGGCGGCCGGTGGGGCGAGGGCGACACGTTGGTCGTCGCCGTCGCCGCGCCCGCGGTGGAGGGCAAGGCGAACGACGCGGTGCGCCGTGCGGTGGCCGAGGCGTTCGGCGTGCGCGGGCAGGACGTGAAGATCGTCACCGGCGACCGCGGCCGGGACAAGGTCATCGACGTCGACCCTGCCCCTCCAGACGCCGCCGAGACCCTGCGGCGGTTGCTAGATGATTGA
- a CDS encoding RluA family pseudouridine synthase: protein MTARTLPVPDGLDGMRVDAGLSKLLGLSRTVVAALAENGDVLVDGRPAGKSDRLLAGTWLEVTLPEPDRPVEIQAIPVEGLVVLFQDDDVVVVDKPVGVAAHPSPGWSGPTVIGGLAAAGIRISTSGAAERQGVVHRLDVGTTGVMAVAKSEYAYTVLKRAFKERTVEKRYHALVQGHPDPSVGTIDAPIDRHPRHDYRWAVVAGGKPSITHYETIEAFRAASLLDVKLETGRTHQIRVHFSALRHPCVGDLTYGADPTLAKRLGLTRQWLHARSLGFHHPEDNRWVEFTSEYPADLAAALDVLAADY from the coding sequence ATGACCGCTCGCACGCTGCCCGTCCCGGACGGGCTCGACGGCATGCGCGTCGACGCCGGGCTGTCCAAGCTGCTCGGCCTGTCCCGCACCGTCGTCGCCGCGCTCGCCGAGAACGGTGACGTGCTGGTCGACGGCAGGCCGGCGGGCAAGTCCGACCGGCTGCTGGCGGGCACCTGGCTCGAGGTCACCCTCCCCGAGCCGGACCGGCCGGTGGAGATCCAGGCGATCCCGGTCGAGGGCCTTGTCGTGCTCTTCCAGGACGACGACGTGGTGGTCGTCGACAAGCCGGTCGGCGTGGCCGCGCACCCCAGCCCCGGATGGTCCGGCCCCACGGTGATCGGCGGCCTGGCCGCGGCGGGCATCCGCATCTCGACCTCCGGCGCGGCCGAGCGCCAAGGCGTGGTGCACCGGCTCGACGTCGGCACCACCGGCGTCATGGCGGTCGCCAAGAGCGAGTACGCCTACACCGTGCTCAAGCGCGCGTTCAAGGAACGCACCGTCGAGAAGCGCTACCACGCGCTGGTGCAGGGCCACCCGGACCCGAGCGTCGGCACCATCGACGCGCCCATCGACCGGCACCCGCGCCACGACTACCGGTGGGCGGTCGTGGCGGGCGGCAAGCCCAGCATCACCCACTACGAGACGATCGAGGCCTTCCGCGCGGCGTCCCTGCTGGACGTGAAGCTGGAGACCGGCCGGACTCACCAGATCCGGGTGCACTTCTCGGCCCTGCGCCACCCGTGTGTCGGCGACCTGACCTACGGCGCGGACCCGACGCTGGCCAAGCGCCTCGGCCTGACCCGGCAGTGGCTGCACGCGCGGTCGCTTGGGTTCCACCATCCCGAGGACAACCGCTGGGTCGAGTTCACCAGCGAGTACCCCGCCGATCTTGCCGCCGCGCTCGACGTACTCGCCGCCGACTACTGA
- a CDS encoding aminotransferase class V-fold PLP-dependent enzyme has protein sequence MTLALPTARVAEACETTVPSVVGSRLTVPLLDGREVPYANLDHAASAPCLDAVRDAVDELLPWYASVHRGAGFASKVCTSVYGQARDTLRKFVGARSSDAVVFTRNTTDSLNLLARSLPKGTSVVLFDTEHHAALLPWRGPRVRRIETPPHAGDTVLALDAALAECPVGPRLVVLTGASNVTGEVWPIAALAAVARRHGARVALDAAQLAPHRPVDIKALDVDYVVLSGHKLYAPFGAGALIGRSDWLQAADPYLVGGGATRQVVDWGDRLGVAWTAVPERHEAGSPNVVGVHALAVACEVLARDWAGVAAHERALFARLRAGLTAIPGLRVLELFGPEQDRVGVLSFSIDGLDAGLAAAALSAEHGIGVRDGAFCAHIATRRLLGRAGAREQRAVRASIGLGTTAEHIDRLVAALRSLAADGPAYDYAEVEGRWVPAADDRPLPGFLREVC, from the coding sequence ATGACGCTCGCCCTGCCGACCGCCCGAGTCGCCGAAGCCTGTGAGACCACCGTGCCCTCCGTGGTCGGCTCCCGGCTGACCGTGCCGCTGCTCGACGGCCGCGAGGTGCCCTACGCCAACCTCGACCACGCCGCCAGCGCCCCCTGTCTGGACGCCGTCCGCGACGCCGTCGACGAGCTGCTGCCCTGGTACGCCAGCGTGCACCGGGGCGCCGGGTTCGCCTCGAAGGTGTGCACGAGCGTCTACGGCCAGGCCCGCGACACGCTGCGGAAATTCGTCGGCGCGCGCTCGTCGGACGCGGTCGTGTTCACCCGCAACACCACCGACAGCCTCAACCTGCTGGCCCGCTCGCTGCCCAAGGGCACATCGGTCGTGCTGTTCGACACCGAGCACCACGCCGCCCTGCTGCCGTGGCGCGGGCCGCGCGTGCGTCGGATCGAGACCCCGCCGCACGCCGGTGACACCGTGCTCGCCCTCGACGCCGCGCTCGCCGAGTGCCCGGTCGGGCCCCGGCTGGTGGTGCTGACCGGCGCGTCCAACGTCACCGGTGAGGTGTGGCCGATCGCCGCGCTGGCCGCGGTCGCGCGCAGGCACGGCGCCCGGGTCGCGCTCGACGCCGCGCAGCTCGCGCCGCATCGGCCGGTCGACATCAAGGCGCTCGACGTCGACTACGTCGTGCTCTCCGGCCACAAGCTCTACGCCCCGTTCGGCGCGGGCGCGCTGATCGGCCGCTCCGACTGGCTGCAGGCCGCCGACCCGTACCTGGTCGGCGGCGGGGCCACCCGCCAGGTCGTGGACTGGGGCGACCGGCTCGGCGTGGCCTGGACCGCGGTGCCCGAGCGGCACGAGGCGGGCTCGCCCAACGTCGTCGGCGTGCACGCGCTGGCCGTGGCCTGCGAGGTCCTCGCGCGGGACTGGGCGGGCGTCGCCGCGCACGAGCGGGCGCTGTTCGCGCGGCTGCGCGCGGGCCTGACGGCCATCCCTGGGCTGCGGGTGCTGGAGCTGTTCGGCCCCGAGCAGGACCGGGTCGGCGTGCTCAGCTTCAGCATCGACGGCCTCGACGCTGGTCTGGCCGCCGCGGCGCTGTCGGCCGAACACGGCATCGGCGTGCGCGACGGCGCGTTCTGCGCCCACATCGCCACCCGCAGGCTCCTGGGCCGCGCGGGGGCGCGGGAGCAGCGGGCCGTGCGCGCCAGCATCGGCCTTGGCACGACCGCCGAACACATCGACCGACTCGTGGCCGCGCTGCGCTCGCTGGCCGCTGACGGACCCGCCTACGACTACGCCGAGGTGGAGGGCCGCTGGGTCCCGGCCGCGGACGACCGACCCCTGCCCGGGTTCCTGCGTGAGGTGTGCTGA
- the lspA gene encoding signal peptidase II, with protein MNTEPGDDHDTSETPPEVSAPPARRVALLLVAALSVYVVDLVTKIIAVATLEGEAPVRLLGGAVYLQLVRNPGAAFSMATGMTWLLSLVALGVVVAIIWILPKLRSTGWALGLGLVLAGALGNLTDRIFRAPGVLQGHVVDFVSVFAPNAEVFPVFNVADSAISVGGALIVLMAIRGRDYDGTLTSAKSKPAKKETA; from the coding sequence GTGAACACTGAGCCAGGCGACGACCACGACACCTCCGAGACTCCGCCGGAAGTGAGCGCCCCACCCGCCCGGCGCGTGGCGTTGTTGCTGGTCGCGGCCCTGTCGGTGTACGTGGTGGACCTGGTGACCAAGATCATCGCGGTGGCCACGCTGGAGGGCGAGGCCCCGGTCCGGCTGCTCGGCGGCGCGGTCTATTTGCAGCTCGTGCGCAACCCCGGCGCCGCGTTCTCGATGGCCACCGGCATGACCTGGCTGCTGAGCCTGGTCGCGCTCGGCGTCGTCGTGGCGATCATCTGGATCCTACCCAAGCTGCGCTCCACCGGCTGGGCGCTGGGCCTCGGCCTGGTCCTGGCGGGCGCGCTGGGCAACCTCACCGACCGGATCTTCCGCGCCCCCGGCGTGCTGCAGGGCCACGTGGTCGACTTCGTGTCGGTCTTCGCCCCCAACGCCGAGGTCTTCCCCGTCTTCAACGTGGCCGACTCGGCGATCAGTGTCGGTGGTGCCCTGATCGTGCTCATGGCGATCCGCGGGCGCGACTACGACGGCACCCTCACCTCGGCCAAGTCCAAGCCCGCGAAAAAGGAAACCGCATGA
- a CDS encoding TetR/AcrR family transcriptional regulator: MPKRRTKDDWTEIALAAIAEGGAAAVAVEPLAARVGATKGSLYWHFPTRDALLDAALARWEREHTEAVISFADRGATAHERLRLLFGAVLDTGGEIELALLASTSDPKVSAAVSRVTERRLGYLTTQFAELGFGRAQARRRAVVAYSIYLGQTQLMRATPGALAQSPAARRAYVDDVLHVVLATPADS, encoded by the coding sequence GTGCCGAAGCGGAGGACCAAGGACGACTGGACCGAGATCGCGCTGGCCGCCATCGCCGAGGGCGGTGCGGCCGCGGTCGCCGTCGAGCCGCTCGCGGCCAGGGTCGGGGCGACCAAGGGCAGCCTCTACTGGCACTTCCCCACCCGCGACGCGCTGCTCGACGCGGCGCTGGCGCGCTGGGAGCGCGAGCACACCGAGGCCGTGATCAGCTTCGCCGACCGGGGCGCGACCGCCCACGAGCGGCTGCGGCTGCTGTTCGGCGCCGTGCTCGACACGGGCGGGGAGATCGAACTGGCGCTGCTGGCGTCCACGTCGGATCCCAAGGTGTCGGCGGCGGTCTCCAGGGTCACCGAACGCAGGCTCGGCTACCTCACCACGCAGTTCGCCGAACTCGGGTTCGGCCGTGCCCAGGCCAGACGGCGGGCGGTGGTCGCGTACTCCATCTACCTGGGTCAGACCCAGCTCATGCGGGCGACGCCGGGGGCGCTGGCCCAGTCGCCCGCGGCCCGGCGGGCCTATGTCGACGATGTGCTGCACGTTGTGCTCGCGACTCCGGCGGATTCCTAG
- a CDS encoding potassium/proton antiporter gives MADLTVALGIGAAVILMAVLAVRVSVRVGLPSLLLYLGIGVLLGEAGAGIEFSNAELTQALGLAALVLILTEGGLTTRWDEVKPALWPGIALSTVAVAISVGVAGVALHWILGFDWRLALLWGAVLASTDAAAVFSVLRNLKVTRRLVGSLELESGLNDAPCYIAVVLLTSSDPITWKLPLTLTYELGVGAVVGLGLGWLGTHALRRAALPATGLYPLATVAVCVLAFATGQFIHASGLLATYVAGLVLGNSKLPHRADTLSFAEGLGWLAQIGLFVLLGLFASPARLLDAIVPGLVAGAVVTLLARPASVLLTMTPFRVPWREQVFLSWAGLRGAVPIVLAMIPLSQGVDGAYQLVDAVFVLVIVLTLVQGGTLRTLSKVLRLDTGASAREIDVDVATLDELDAELLQVTIPVGSKLHGVYLAELRLPPGATVSLVARDGKGFTPGPTTRLQEGDQVLVVTTQAVRSATETRIRAVDRAGRYARWKGETGSG, from the coding sequence GTGGCCGATCTGACCGTGGCGCTGGGCATCGGCGCGGCCGTGATCCTGATGGCCGTGCTGGCGGTACGCGTGTCCGTGCGGGTCGGATTGCCCTCGTTGCTGCTCTACCTCGGGATCGGCGTGCTGCTCGGCGAAGCCGGGGCGGGCATCGAGTTCTCCAACGCGGAGCTGACCCAGGCGCTCGGCCTGGCCGCGCTCGTGCTGATCCTGACCGAGGGTGGGCTCACGACCCGGTGGGACGAGGTGAAACCGGCGCTGTGGCCGGGAATCGCACTGTCCACAGTGGCCGTCGCGATCAGCGTCGGGGTCGCCGGAGTGGCGTTGCACTGGATCCTGGGGTTCGACTGGCGGCTGGCTCTGCTGTGGGGCGCGGTGCTCGCATCGACCGACGCGGCGGCGGTGTTCAGCGTGCTGCGCAACCTGAAGGTCACCCGGCGGCTGGTCGGGTCGCTGGAGCTGGAGTCCGGTCTCAACGACGCACCCTGCTACATCGCGGTCGTGCTGCTCACCTCGTCCGACCCGATCACGTGGAAGCTGCCGCTGACATTGACCTACGAACTCGGCGTCGGCGCGGTGGTCGGGCTGGGTCTGGGCTGGCTGGGCACCCACGCCCTGCGTCGGGCCGCGCTGCCCGCGACCGGCCTCTACCCGCTGGCCACGGTCGCGGTGTGCGTGCTCGCGTTCGCCACCGGACAGTTCATCCACGCGTCGGGCCTGCTGGCGACCTATGTGGCCGGGCTGGTGCTGGGCAACTCCAAACTGCCGCACCGCGCCGACACCTTGTCGTTCGCCGAGGGGCTCGGCTGGCTCGCGCAGATCGGCCTGTTCGTCCTGTTGGGACTGTTCGCGTCGCCCGCGCGGCTGCTGGACGCGATCGTGCCCGGCCTGGTGGCGGGCGCGGTGGTGACGCTGCTGGCCCGGCCCGCGTCGGTGCTGCTGACGATGACCCCGTTCCGCGTGCCATGGCGAGAACAGGTCTTCCTCTCCTGGGCGGGCCTGCGCGGCGCCGTGCCGATCGTGCTGGCCATGATCCCGCTGTCCCAAGGCGTCGACGGGGCCTACCAGCTGGTCGACGCGGTGTTCGTGCTCGTCATCGTGCTGACCCTGGTCCAGGGCGGCACCCTGCGGACGCTGTCGAAGGTGCTGCGCCTGGACACCGGCGCCAGCGCCAGGGAGATCGACGTCGACGTGGCCACCCTCGACGAACTCGACGCCGAGCTGCTGCAGGTCACCATCCCGGTCGGCTCCAAGCTGCACGGCGTGTACCTGGCCGAGCTGCGGCTGCCGCCGGGGGCCACGGTCAGCCTGGTCGCCCGCGACGGCAAGGGCTTCACTCCGGGGCCGACGACCCGGCTGCAGGAGGGCGACCAGGTGCTCGTGGTCACCACCCAGGCGGTCCGCTCGGCCACCGAGACCCGGATCCGCGCGGTCGACCGGGCGGGCCGCTACGCGCGGTGGAAAGGCGAGACCGGTTCCGGCTAG
- a CDS encoding AsnC family protein has product MTDAVDARVLGVVAEMGRAAVHEVAARLGMDPREVASRLVALSAAGLPLLVGVECDPNGIRAALARMGGGVQGTPSGVYPPPQGYPQQFPGPHQAQTGPPSQPFPAQPYPGQFGQGQPPMPGQPQYGQQFGGQGPAMGQQGQGIGQQGQGQVGGPMGHQVPSYPGQPMQAAPSQPVQVGPPSQPFPAVPEPISTWGPPQSSSWARGDQPPQDAMDRTQPAVRPGSRQGVAGSTLETEGLEGERIAIQLVEVVDPADYLFTAAGYRLQEGERSIVVHTEMTNRGPVHFATLPDMYLVLVTPEGKTISKAPVSLSSRPAYRIGVAPGETTGGHTVYVVPEDTEVTAVRWSPRPDEETRTLTWKVEN; this is encoded by the coding sequence GTGACGGATGCTGTTGACGCCCGGGTGCTCGGGGTGGTCGCCGAGATGGGGCGTGCCGCGGTGCATGAGGTGGCCGCCAGGCTCGGGATGGACCCCCGTGAGGTGGCGTCGCGGCTGGTCGCGCTGTCGGCGGCGGGGTTGCCGCTGCTGGTGGGAGTCGAGTGCGACCCGAACGGCATCCGCGCCGCGCTGGCCCGGATGGGCGGCGGGGTGCAGGGCACGCCGTCCGGGGTCTATCCGCCGCCGCAGGGGTATCCGCAGCAGTTTCCTGGGCCGCACCAGGCGCAGACCGGGCCGCCGAGTCAGCCGTTCCCCGCCCAGCCTTATCCCGGGCAGTTCGGCCAGGGACAGCCGCCGATGCCGGGGCAACCCCAGTACGGCCAGCAGTTCGGCGGCCAAGGCCCGGCCATGGGCCAGCAGGGTCAAGGCATCGGCCAGCAAGGTCAAGGCCAGGTCGGCGGCCCAATGGGCCACCAAGTCCCGAGCTATCCCGGCCAGCCCATGCAGGCCGCACCGAGCCAGCCGGTCCAGGTCGGCCCGCCCAGCCAGCCCTTCCCCGCCGTCCCCGAACCGATCTCCACCTGGGGCCCGCCGCAGAGTTCCTCCTGGGCCCGCGGCGACCAGCCGCCCCAGGACGCCATGGACCGCACCCAGCCCGCCGTGCGCCCCGGCTCCCGGCAAGGGGTCGCCGGATCGACGCTGGAGACGGAGGGGTTGGAGGGCGAGCGGATCGCGATCCAGCTCGTCGAGGTCGTCGACCCTGCCGACTACCTGTTCACCGCCGCAGGCTACCGGCTGCAGGAGGGCGAGCGGTCGATCGTCGTGCACACGGAGATGACCAACCGGGGCCCCGTGCACTTCGCGACCCTGCCCGACATGTATCTCGTGCTCGTCACCCCCGAGGGCAAGACGATCTCCAAAGCCCCCGTGTCACTCTCGTCCCGGCCTGCCTACCGGATCGGTGTGGCGCCCGGGGAGACCACGGGCGGACACACCGTCTACGTCGTGCCGGAGGACACCGAGGTGACCGCCGTGCGCTGGAGCCCGCGCCCCGACGAGGAGACGCGGACCCTCACCTGGAAGGTCGAGAACTGA